From the genome of Nocardia sp. NBC_01503, one region includes:
- a CDS encoding SAM-dependent methyltransferase: MNSESAAERIDTSKPHPARRYDYWLGGKDNFPADRESADAVAEAFPTVRLAAVENRNFLRRVTRYLAAEAGIRQFLDIGAGLPTAGNVHEIAQGIAPESRIVYIDNDPIVLVHARTLLNSAPEGRTAYIDADLRDPDRILDHPDLRATLDLNQPVALMLVAIMHFFTDDTKPYELVRTLCEALPPGSHLVMSHATNDYLEDEDRARTTEANQRSGVPFQLRSSAEFTKFFSGFELVAPGITSVTDWRPDEYRPQPRAEAISMLGGVAHIR; the protein is encoded by the coding sequence GTGAACTCGGAATCGGCAGCGGAACGGATCGACACCTCCAAACCGCATCCGGCCCGTCGCTACGACTACTGGCTGGGCGGTAAGGACAATTTCCCGGCCGATCGGGAATCCGCGGACGCGGTGGCCGAGGCGTTTCCCACGGTACGACTGGCCGCGGTGGAGAACCGCAACTTTCTGCGCCGGGTGACCCGATACCTGGCCGCGGAGGCCGGTATCCGGCAGTTCCTCGATATCGGCGCGGGTCTGCCCACCGCGGGCAATGTGCACGAGATCGCACAGGGCATCGCGCCGGAGTCGCGGATCGTCTATATCGACAATGATCCGATCGTGCTGGTGCACGCGCGCACGCTGTTGAACTCCGCGCCCGAGGGCCGAACCGCGTATATCGACGCCGATCTGCGCGATCCGGATCGCATCCTCGACCATCCGGATCTGCGCGCCACCCTGGATCTGAACCAGCCGGTCGCGCTCATGCTGGTCGCGATCATGCACTTCTTCACCGATGACACCAAGCCGTACGAACTGGTCCGCACCCTCTGCGAGGCGCTACCGCCGGGCAGCCACCTGGTCATGTCGCATGCCACCAATGACTATCTGGAGGATGAGGACCGGGCCAGGACCACCGAGGCCAATCAGCGCAGCGGCGTACCCTTCCAACTCCGCTCCAGCGCCGAGTTCACGAAATTCTTCAGCGGCTTCGAACTGGTCGCACCCGGCATCACCTCGGTGACCGACTGGCGGCCCGACGAGTACCGCCCGCAACCCCGCGCCGAGGCGATCTCCATGCTCGGCGGGGTCGCCCACATTCGGTGA
- a CDS encoding AMP-binding protein, with protein MTTAAQTANTEAYRAARDLLVAHATDYDSALANFEWPRLTGVFNWATDWFDVIARGNDRPALWIVEQDGAEQRVTFDQMATRSDQVATWLASLGVGKGDRVVLMLGNQVELWETMLAVAKLGAVIMPTTAALGPEDLTDRIVRGGAGFVIANTADTGKFDEVPGDYLRIAVGDKVTPGWRSYTEAAMTMSAGPFTAVTTVDDPLLVYFTSGTTSKPKMVQHSQISYPVGHLSTMYWIGVRPGDVHLAISAPGWAKHAWSCFFAPWLAEATVFVYNYPRFDAAALLRELRRAQVNTFCAPPTVWRMLIQADLGERPAGLREILGAGEPLNPDVIAQVEKAWGLTIRDGFGQTETTLQVGNTPGQPVKPGSMGRPAPGVPVILVDPITGELADEGEICLDLGYTPVNLMTGYLGDPERNAAVTAGGFYHSGDVASRDDDGYITYIGRTDDVFKSSDYKVSPFELESVLIEHPAVVEAAVVPQPDNTRLAVPKAYVSLAAGWEPDVQTARAILEYARDHLAPYLRVRRVEFIELPKTISGKIRRVDLRRREEQAHAAGEQIPTEYRYEEVFTETQP; from the coding sequence ATGACGACCGCCGCACAGACCGCCAATACCGAGGCCTACCGCGCCGCCCGGGATCTGCTGGTCGCGCACGCCACCGACTACGACTCCGCACTGGCGAACTTCGAATGGCCGCGCCTGACCGGTGTATTCAACTGGGCCACCGATTGGTTCGATGTCATCGCGCGCGGTAACGACCGCCCCGCGCTGTGGATAGTCGAGCAGGACGGCGCCGAACAGCGCGTCACCTTCGATCAAATGGCCACGCGCTCGGATCAAGTGGCGACCTGGCTGGCGAGTCTCGGTGTCGGCAAGGGGGATCGGGTCGTACTCATGCTCGGCAACCAGGTCGAGCTGTGGGAGACCATGCTGGCCGTGGCCAAACTCGGCGCGGTCATCATGCCGACCACCGCGGCGCTGGGTCCGGAGGATCTCACCGACCGGATCGTGCGCGGCGGAGCGGGTTTCGTCATCGCCAATACCGCCGATACCGGCAAGTTCGACGAGGTGCCGGGCGACTATCTCCGAATAGCGGTGGGCGACAAGGTCACCCCGGGCTGGCGCTCCTACACCGAGGCCGCCATGACCATGTCCGCCGGACCGTTCACCGCCGTCACCACGGTCGATGATCCGCTGCTGGTGTACTTCACCTCCGGGACCACCAGTAAGCCGAAGATGGTGCAGCACTCCCAGATCAGCTATCCGGTGGGGCATCTGTCCACCATGTACTGGATCGGCGTGCGCCCCGGTGATGTGCATCTGGCCATCAGCGCACCGGGCTGGGCCAAGCACGCGTGGAGCTGCTTCTTCGCACCGTGGCTGGCCGAGGCGACCGTATTCGTCTACAACTATCCGCGTTTCGACGCCGCGGCACTGCTGCGTGAATTGCGTCGCGCGCAGGTGAACACCTTCTGCGCGCCACCGACGGTGTGGCGCATGCTGATTCAGGCCGACCTCGGGGAACGACCGGCCGGTCTGCGCGAAATCCTCGGCGCCGGTGAACCTCTCAACCCCGATGTGATCGCTCAGGTGGAGAAGGCGTGGGGTCTGACGATTCGTGACGGCTTCGGACAGACCGAGACCACGCTCCAGGTCGGCAATACACCAGGACAGCCGGTCAAGCCCGGATCCATGGGCCGACCGGCCCCGGGAGTGCCTGTCATACTCGTCGATCCCATCACCGGAGAACTCGCTGATGAGGGCGAAATCTGCCTTGACCTGGGATACACTCCGGTCAACCTGATGACCGGATATCTGGGCGATCCGGAACGCAATGCCGCTGTCACGGCGGGGGGCTTCTACCACTCCGGTGATGTCGCCTCACGCGACGACGACGGATACATCACCTATATCGGCCGCACCGACGACGTCTTCAAGTCCTCCGACTACAAGGTGTCGCCGTTCGAGCTGGAGAGTGTGCTCATCGAGCACCCAGCCGTGGTCGAGGCGGCCGTTGTCCCGCAACCGGATAACACCCGTCTCGCAGTTCCCAAGGCCTACGTTTCATTGGCCGCCGGTTGGGAACCCGATGTTCAAACTGCCCGCGCCATCCTGGAATACGCCCGCGATCACCTCGCGCCCTATCTGCGAGTGCGCCGCGTGGAGTTCATCGAGTTACCGAAGACCATCTCCGGCAAGATCCGCCGCGTCGACCTGCGCCGCCGCGAAGAGCAGGCGCACGCCGCGGGCGAACAGATTCCAACCGAGTATCGATACGAGGAAGTTTTCACCGAAACGCAGCCGTAG
- a CDS encoding winged helix-turn-helix transcriptional regulator yields the protein MARNCSVAAALGIVGEQWALLALREVFLGVRRFDAIQEATGAPRAVLIRRLRTLVDSGILELRDYREPGARTRQEYRLTAAGRELQPVLTALMQWGDKHLAGPAGPPLAVSHADCGAPVRAVLCCTEGHQLPDTGRGLIATPNGAGAGRQAE from the coding sequence ATGGCACGGAACTGTTCGGTCGCGGCCGCACTCGGGATAGTCGGCGAGCAATGGGCGCTACTGGCGCTGCGTGAGGTCTTCCTCGGGGTACGCCGCTTCGACGCCATTCAGGAGGCCACCGGCGCACCGCGCGCGGTGCTGATCCGGCGCCTGCGCACCCTGGTCGACTCCGGCATCCTAGAACTGCGCGACTATCGCGAACCCGGCGCCCGCACCCGCCAGGAGTACCGCCTCACCGCCGCGGGCCGCGAACTACAGCCCGTGCTGACCGCGCTCATGCAGTGGGGCGACAAACACCTCGCCGGTCCCGCCGGACCACCCCTGGCCGTCTCGCACGCCGACTGCGGCGCACCCGTGCGCGCCGTCCTGTGCTGTACCGAAGGACATCAACTCCCCGACACCGGTCGCGGCCTCATCGCCACCCCGAACGGAGCCGGAGCCGGGCGTCAAGCGGAGTAG
- a CDS encoding PaaI family thioesterase, producing the protein MTITTEPPTSPESWGEVRSKSVYWHDPKVSLEAAPGRTGLEYLSAMVNGEIPGAPIAGLMNMRPVQVAAGDVVFACVPDESMYNPIGMVHGGVACTLLDTAAGCAVHSTLAEGVGYTSIEIKINYLRPIHSHTGELTVHGWVTKPGRRVAFAEADIRDADGALLATATSTCLVIGG; encoded by the coding sequence ATGACGATCACGACCGAACCGCCCACGAGCCCCGAATCCTGGGGTGAGGTGCGCAGCAAGAGCGTGTACTGGCATGACCCCAAGGTCTCGCTGGAGGCGGCGCCCGGCCGCACCGGGCTCGAGTATCTGAGTGCCATGGTGAACGGTGAGATCCCCGGCGCGCCCATTGCCGGACTCATGAATATGCGCCCCGTGCAGGTGGCCGCGGGCGATGTCGTATTCGCCTGCGTCCCCGACGAATCCATGTACAACCCGATCGGCATGGTGCACGGCGGCGTCGCCTGCACGCTGCTGGACACCGCGGCTGGCTGCGCGGTGCACAGCACCCTCGCCGAGGGCGTCGGCTACACCTCGATCGAGATCAAAATCAACTACCTGCGCCCCATCCACTCCCACACCGGCGAACTGACCGTGCACGGTTGGGTGACCAAGCCCGGTCGCCGAGTCGCCTTCGCCGAGGCCGATATTCGTGACGCCGACGGCGCACTCCTGGCCACCGCCACCAGCACCTGCCTGGTAATCGGCGGCTGA
- a CDS encoding AMP-binding protein, which translates to MSMDRLPPVSYTSGAWPTPLLGDTIGANLDRTAARWAEREALIDYTTGIRWTYREFVAEVDALALGLLAAGLGKGDRVGIWAPNCPQWTLTQYATAKIGAILVNINPAYRAHELRYVLGQAGIHTLIAAPSFKTSNYAAMIEQVRAECPELERVVLLDSPQWQGLFETGRAGDPEQLALAQAGLSADDPINIQYTSGTTGFPKGATLSHHNILNNGYFVGELCGYTEQDRICIPVPFYHCFGMVMGNLAATSHGAAMIIPAPSFEPRATLEAVAAERCTSLYGVPTMFIAELADPEFDTYDLSSLRTGIMAGSPCPIEVMKQVIDRMGMREVSICYGMTETSPVSTQTRADDSLEQRTATVGRAGPHIEIKIVDPVTGLTVPRGLPGELCTRGYSVMLGYWNDPEKTADAIDSARWMHTGDLATMDADGYIAITGRIKDMVIRGGENIYPREIEEFLYGHPDILDAQVIGVPDAKYGEELMAWIRLREDATPLSAQALREYCTGKLAHYKIPRYVHIVDEFPMTVTGKIRKIEMREIAVRLLTPSEEETA; encoded by the coding sequence ATGAGCATGGACCGGCTCCCGCCGGTGAGCTATACCTCGGGTGCCTGGCCTACGCCGCTGCTGGGCGACACCATCGGCGCGAATCTGGACCGTACGGCGGCCAGGTGGGCCGAGCGTGAGGCATTGATCGACTACACCACCGGCATCCGCTGGACCTATCGCGAATTCGTGGCGGAGGTGGACGCGCTGGCGCTGGGGCTACTGGCGGCCGGGCTCGGCAAGGGTGACCGGGTCGGCATCTGGGCCCCGAACTGCCCGCAGTGGACGCTGACGCAGTACGCGACCGCCAAGATCGGCGCGATCCTGGTGAATATCAATCCGGCCTATCGCGCGCACGAGCTGCGATATGTGCTGGGGCAGGCCGGAATTCACACGCTGATCGCCGCACCCTCGTTCAAGACCTCGAACTACGCCGCCATGATCGAGCAGGTGCGGGCGGAGTGCCCGGAGCTGGAGCGGGTGGTGCTGCTGGACAGCCCGCAGTGGCAGGGGCTCTTCGAGACCGGGCGGGCGGGCGATCCGGAGCAGCTCGCCCTGGCCCAGGCGGGGCTCTCGGCGGACGATCCGATCAATATCCAATACACCTCGGGCACAACGGGTTTCCCCAAGGGCGCCACGCTCAGCCATCATAATATCCTGAACAACGGCTACTTCGTGGGCGAGCTCTGCGGCTACACCGAACAGGACCGCATCTGCATTCCGGTGCCGTTCTACCACTGCTTCGGCATGGTGATGGGGAATCTGGCCGCCACCAGTCATGGTGCGGCCATGATCATTCCGGCCCCCTCGTTCGAACCCCGCGCCACCCTGGAAGCCGTTGCGGCGGAGCGCTGTACCTCGCTGTACGGGGTGCCGACCATGTTCATCGCCGAGCTCGCCGATCCGGAGTTCGACACCTACGACCTGTCCAGCCTGCGCACCGGCATCATGGCCGGATCACCCTGTCCGATCGAGGTGATGAAACAGGTCATCGACCGAATGGGCATGCGCGAGGTGAGTATCTGCTACGGCATGACCGAAACCAGCCCGGTCTCAACCCAAACGCGCGCCGATGACAGCCTGGAGCAGCGCACCGCCACCGTCGGCCGGGCCGGACCGCATATCGAGATCAAGATCGTCGACCCGGTGACCGGGCTGACCGTGCCGCGCGGGCTCCCCGGTGAGCTGTGCACGCGCGGCTACTCGGTCATGCTCGGCTACTGGAACGATCCAGAGAAGACCGCCGATGCCATCGATTCCGCGCGCTGGATGCACACCGGCGACCTCGCCACCATGGACGCGGACGGCTATATCGCGATCACCGGTCGCATCAAGGACATGGTGATCCGCGGCGGCGAGAACATCTATCCGCGCGAGATCGAGGAGTTCCTCTACGGCCACCCGGACATCCTCGACGCCCAGGTGATCGGTGTGCCCGACGCCAAATACGGCGAGGAGTTGATGGCATGGATCCGTCTGCGCGAGGACGCGACTCCACTCAGCGCGCAGGCACTGCGCGAGTACTGCACCGGCAAGCTCGCGCATTACAAGATCCCCCGCTACGTGCACATCGTGGACGAGTTCCCGATGACCGTCACCGGGAAGATCCGCAAGATCGAGATGCGTGAGATCGCCGTGCGGCTGCTCACCCCGTCCGAAGAGGAGACGGCATGA
- a CDS encoding cytochrome P450: protein MSRYSPYDFEVHADPYPHYARLRSEAPVYRNETDDFWALSRHADVLAALRDSDRFSSVNGIRMEPAFWGPQAERFFSFVAMDPPKHTRLRGLVTKAFTAHRVQALAPRLREIARGVLEPLLERGSFDLMTDFAGPFPTDVISELVGVPEADREMIRKLGMEIMYTGEESTDLRPEAMQAIGALVGYYTELTIERSRERRDDLLSGLLDAADGDDRLTPEEIVGVLILLVGAGIETAMLSFGNIWHAGWLHPDQRRLALDGRIEDWIDESMRWDPSTQTNLRTTTEEIELHGVKIPAGARMLLLTGAANRDPEVFSDPDSFYLDRDTSASLVFGSGRHHCLGSNLGLLELRTALSEIAATISDYDIDPDGLRRIHSSNNRGFASLPTTVTRR, encoded by the coding sequence ATGTCGCGCTACAGCCCATACGACTTCGAAGTTCACGCCGATCCGTACCCTCACTATGCCAGGCTGCGTTCCGAGGCCCCCGTCTACCGTAATGAAACCGACGATTTCTGGGCGCTGTCCAGGCATGCCGATGTGCTGGCCGCGCTGCGCGACTCCGATCGTTTCTCCAGCGTGAACGGTATTCGGATGGAGCCGGCGTTCTGGGGCCCGCAGGCCGAGCGGTTCTTCTCCTTCGTCGCCATGGATCCGCCCAAGCACACTCGGCTGCGCGGACTGGTGACCAAGGCGTTCACCGCGCATCGGGTACAGGCGCTGGCGCCGCGACTACGTGAGATCGCGCGCGGGGTGCTCGAACCGCTGCTCGAACGCGGCAGCTTCGATCTCATGACCGATTTCGCCGGGCCGTTCCCGACCGATGTGATCTCCGAACTGGTCGGTGTGCCCGAAGCCGATCGGGAGATGATCCGCAAACTCGGTATGGAGATCATGTACACCGGGGAGGAGTCCACCGATCTGCGGCCCGAGGCCATGCAGGCCATCGGCGCACTGGTCGGGTACTACACCGAACTGACCATCGAGCGCAGTAGGGAGCGGCGGGATGATCTGCTCTCCGGTCTGCTCGACGCCGCCGACGGGGATGATCGGCTCACCCCGGAAGAGATTGTCGGCGTATTGATTCTGCTGGTCGGCGCGGGTATCGAAACCGCCATGCTGAGCTTCGGCAATATCTGGCACGCGGGCTGGCTGCATCCCGATCAGCGCCGCCTGGCCCTGGACGGCCGGATCGAGGACTGGATCGACGAGTCCATGCGCTGGGATCCCTCCACCCAGACCAATCTGCGCACCACCACCGAGGAGATCGAGCTGCACGGGGTGAAGATCCCGGCGGGCGCGCGCATGCTGCTGCTGACCGGCGCGGCCAATCGCGACCCGGAGGTCTTCTCCGATCCGGACTCGTTCTATCTGGATCGCGACACCAGCGCCTCCTTGGTCTTCGGCAGCGGGCGCCACCACTGCCTCGGCTCCAATCTCGGCTTGCTGGAACTCCGTACGGCCCTGTCCGAGATCGCCGCCACGATCTCCGATTACGACATCGACCCCGACGGCCTGCGCCGAATTCACTCCTCCAACAACCGCGGTTTCGCCAGCCTGCCGACGACCGTGACCCGCCGCTGA
- a CDS encoding UDP-N-acetylglucosamine--N-acetylmuramyl-(pentapeptide) pyrophosphoryl-undecaprenol N-acetylglucosamine transferase, whose amino-acid sequence MTGSALDRAEILRRVGDRGAIRVIVAGGGTGGHTYPAVSAIRALRDLVAEAGATAEVLWVGVPDSLEQRVSGENDITFTGIKAGKLRRDRNPLKMLNAANAKDAARVPLSVLTAQGVVRRFRPDAVLCTGGYVCAPIGMAAALRRRPLVIHEQTTGIGKANQLLARAADRIALSSPASVELLPAKVRGRAVVTGNPIRPALTTGDAKAAAPALNWTGYSPDLPTVYITGGAQGAVQLNDLIGELLPELLTVANVIHQCGKLSYDQVRERAAALPAELRDRYLVRDFLGPELPDVLALADVVVSRSGAGTLAELTTLGKPSVLIPYPHSVGGEQIRNARILADANAARALIGEDATVANLRTALFGLLTEPDSRTAVSAAARAMGHPDAAEQLALNVLDLATA is encoded by the coding sequence ATGACCGGTTCCGCACTCGACCGCGCCGAGATCCTGCGGCGCGTAGGCGATCGCGGTGCGATTCGCGTAATCGTGGCCGGCGGCGGGACGGGTGGGCATACCTACCCGGCGGTATCCGCGATTCGGGCGCTGCGCGATCTGGTGGCCGAGGCGGGTGCGACAGCGGAGGTGCTGTGGGTCGGCGTACCGGACAGCCTGGAACAGCGGGTTTCCGGCGAAAACGACATCACCTTCACCGGGATCAAAGCGGGAAAGCTACGGCGCGACCGCAATCCGCTCAAGATGCTCAATGCCGCCAATGCCAAGGACGCGGCGCGAGTGCCGCTGAGCGTGCTCACCGCGCAGGGCGTCGTGCGACGCTTCCGGCCCGACGCGGTGCTGTGCACGGGCGGATATGTTTGCGCCCCCATCGGAATGGCGGCGGCACTGCGACGGCGACCGCTGGTGATCCACGAGCAGACCACCGGAATCGGCAAGGCGAATCAGCTCCTCGCCCGCGCCGCCGACCGGATCGCGCTGAGCTCGCCGGCCTCGGTGGAGCTACTGCCCGCCAAGGTACGCGGACGAGCGGTGGTGACCGGCAACCCGATTCGCCCCGCCCTCACCACCGGCGACGCGAAAGCCGCTGCGCCCGCGTTGAATTGGACCGGCTATTCCCCCGACCTGCCGACCGTGTACATCACCGGCGGCGCACAGGGCGCGGTGCAGCTCAATGACCTCATCGGTGAGCTGCTCCCGGAACTGCTCACCGTAGCCAATGTGATCCACCAGTGCGGCAAGCTCTCCTACGATCAGGTGCGTGAGCGCGCGGCCGCCCTTCCCGCCGAGCTCCGCGACCGCTACCTGGTCCGCGACTTCCTCGGCCCCGAACTCCCCGATGTGCTCGCCCTCGCCGATGTGGTCGTATCCCGTTCCGGCGCAGGCACTCTCGCCGAACTCACCACCCTCGGCAAACCCTCGGTGCTGATCCCCTACCCGCACTCGGTCGGCGGCGAACAGATCCGCAATGCCCGTATCCTGGCCGACGCCAATGCCGCCCGCGCCTTGATCGGCGAGGACGCCACCGTCGCCAACCTCCGCACCGCACTCTTCGGCCTGCTCACCGAACCCGACTCGCGCACAGCGGTTTCCGCCGCCGCCCGCGCCATGGGCCACCCTGACGCCGCCGAACAACTCGCATTGAACGTCTTGGACCTCGCCACCGCATAA
- a CDS encoding helix-turn-helix transcriptional regulator → MKPAANALLRPDDGDALRAELRRIAALSKAPVVFGGAVRAGTLVLSEFVGTRTNSMRGLAVAPSSGLGGSAVSTGKPRSVADYRSASTITHHYDGPVLGEGLRAVVAVPVVVDGEARAVLYVANRESGPIGDRVADAMVQAGQRLSVELAIRDEVDRRVRLALARESAQPVSSADAVVTEQLRDLHAELRGITPTVSETLARNRLRAVTDRLARLVSGVADRGEAVTLAPRELDVLAQIALGCTNLEAAQRLSLRAETVKSYLRSAMTKLGAHTRHEAVVRARGLGLLP, encoded by the coding sequence ATGAAGCCCGCCGCCAATGCCCTGCTGCGCCCCGATGACGGTGACGCACTGCGGGCCGAGCTACGGCGGATCGCGGCGCTGTCCAAGGCCCCGGTGGTGTTCGGCGGCGCGGTGCGCGCGGGGACGCTGGTACTGAGCGAATTCGTCGGTACTCGCACCAACAGCATGCGTGGACTGGCGGTGGCGCCGAGCTCCGGTTTGGGTGGCAGTGCGGTCTCCACCGGTAAACCGCGCTCGGTGGCCGACTACCGATCGGCCTCCACCATCACCCATCACTACGACGGTCCGGTACTGGGTGAGGGCTTGCGCGCGGTAGTGGCGGTGCCGGTCGTGGTCGACGGCGAGGCCCGCGCTGTGCTTTATGTGGCCAATCGCGAATCCGGTCCGATCGGTGACCGCGTCGCCGATGCCATGGTCCAGGCCGGGCAGCGGCTGAGCGTGGAGCTCGCCATTCGCGACGAAGTGGATCGCCGGGTGCGCCTGGCCCTGGCTCGTGAATCGGCGCAGCCCGTCTCCAGCGCGGACGCGGTGGTCACCGAACAGCTGCGGGACCTGCACGCGGAGTTGCGCGGAATCACCCCGACGGTCTCGGAGACGCTGGCGCGCAATCGATTACGTGCGGTCACCGATCGTCTGGCTCGACTGGTCTCCGGCGTGGCCGATCGCGGCGAGGCGGTCACCCTCGCTCCGCGGGAACTCGACGTTCTCGCACAGATAGCCCTGGGATGCACGAATTTGGAAGCTGCCCAACGTCTTTCGCTCCGCGCCGAAACGGTCAAGAGCTACCTGCGCAGCGCTATGACCAAACTGGGCGCGCACACCCGCCATGAAGCCGTGGTACGCGCGCGCGGACTGGGTTTGCTGCCCTGA
- a CDS encoding ribosomal subunit interface protein, translating to MQIQVFADKHIGGSAALIEQAQDTIESILDRFAGNLTRVEAHITDVNGHKGGSEDKQCNLEARPKGQPPVAVRHRAATVEEAYIGAAESMAHLLENRFGRLHHTKGGETIRHMAAR from the coding sequence ATGCAAATCCAGGTCTTCGCCGACAAGCACATCGGCGGCAGCGCGGCACTCATCGAGCAGGCGCAGGACACCATCGAATCGATCCTCGACCGCTTCGCGGGAAATCTGACCCGCGTCGAAGCCCACATCACCGATGTGAACGGCCATAAAGGCGGCTCGGAGGACAAGCAATGTAACCTCGAGGCCCGCCCCAAGGGCCAACCTCCGGTAGCGGTCCGGCACCGTGCCGCCACCGTCGAAGAGGCTTACATAGGCGCCGCGGAGAGCATGGCCCACCTACTCGAGAATCGCTTCGGCCGCCTACACCACACCAAGGGCGGCGAAACCATCCGACATATGGCAGCCCGCTAG
- a CDS encoding polyprenyl synthetase family protein has protein sequence MSSSAAADPAYGTAMPWVEGGDATGILSRAQQLTRPLLRAAVDTLPTELRLVVGYHLGWWDAAGTPTVGESSGKGLRPALVLAAARAAARRGDSDRSPDMAVHAAAAVELVHNFTLLHDDVMDGDELRRGRPTAWRVFGIDDAVLAGDAMHGLAIWTLAGAPVAGLSGIARLEEAVIELCLGQQRDCAAESKIEVTLDECLQTLQYKTGALIGCACAMGALCAEARPEVVEAMDHFGRELGIAFQLVDDLMGIWGDPARTGKPVGNDLMRHKRSLPVVVALESGTAAGREFADLYCSEEPLDAPAALRAADLIARAGGRRWAQAESIRRVRAAKSCISGYRGARDLLELADCVVERDH, from the coding sequence ATGAGTTCCTCGGCAGCGGCAGATCCCGCGTACGGCACCGCGATGCCATGGGTGGAGGGCGGCGATGCGACCGGAATCCTGTCGCGCGCACAGCAATTGACCAGACCGTTGCTGCGCGCCGCGGTCGATACCCTCCCCACCGAACTGCGGCTGGTGGTGGGCTACCACCTCGGTTGGTGGGATGCCGCCGGTACCCCGACCGTCGGTGAATCCTCCGGCAAGGGGCTGCGCCCGGCCCTGGTGCTCGCCGCGGCGCGTGCCGCCGCCCGTCGCGGTGACTCGGACCGATCCCCCGATATGGCCGTACATGCCGCTGCCGCAGTGGAATTGGTGCACAACTTCACCCTGCTGCACGACGATGTGATGGATGGCGACGAACTCCGTCGCGGCCGCCCGACCGCCTGGCGGGTCTTCGGTATCGACGATGCGGTGCTGGCCGGTGACGCCATGCACGGACTCGCCATCTGGACCCTCGCCGGTGCGCCCGTCGCGGGCCTGTCCGGTATCGCCCGGCTGGAGGAGGCGGTGATCGAACTCTGCCTCGGCCAGCAGCGAGACTGTGCCGCGGAGTCCAAAATCGAAGTGACCCTTGATGAATGCCTGCAGACGCTGCAGTACAAGACCGGTGCGCTGATCGGCTGTGCCTGCGCCATGGGCGCGCTCTGCGCCGAGGCCCGGCCGGAGGTGGTGGAGGCGATGGATCACTTCGGCCGCGAACTGGGTATCGCCTTCCAACTGGTGGATGACCTGATGGGCATCTGGGGTGATCCGGCGCGCACCGGAAAGCCGGTCGGCAATGACCTCATGCGGCACAAGCGAAGTCTGCCGGTGGTGGTGGCGCTGGAGTCGGGTACCGCGGCCGGTCGGGAGTTCGCCGATCTGTACTGCTCGGAGGAGCCTCTCGATGCGCCGGCGGCGCTGCGGGCCGCGGATCTGATCGCGCGGGCGGGTGGTAGGCGGTGGGCGCAGGCCGAATCCATTCGGCGGGTGCGGGCGGCGAAATCGTGCATTTCGGGCTATCGCGGTGCGCGGGATCTATTGGAACTGGCCGACTGCGTGGTCGAGCGCGATCACTGA